One window of candidate division KSB1 bacterium genomic DNA carries:
- a CDS encoding T9SS type A sorting domain-containing protein, with protein sequence MNRWVMILLTVASTLAYGTPLQWDEPGITVRTGTFLRSEGSVSRADGTTLLIWTDARRGDRDVWVQMLSPQGQPLWTPGGVCLSGASGVTDDRPVAADVGDGWVLSWGGSTDTHWGGIWSQKISDAGALVWGAEPVHIFDNTSPANIRLAKAQAGGAFLVWTDNWSSGQILAQHVNSIGTLWPEPLAISPAGSYAELGSLVSDLSGNVLIGWNTVSGNPNPGDPRVTKLTADGQFPWGESGVALEQSPGYEFGVQLTPDAFGGAYAIWSGDRGLAEPHILAQRLNSNGEAQWAVGGVPVCAAEQLSSRYVPRATALSIMMDSFDGLLVAWTDTRATQYASELWAQKLSGDGVPQWATDGLRVCGDGEAGEWAHDRWDPALSSDGLGGAVLCWTDVRENWDWANTQLYAARLDGAGEFVWGDGCGIPLATLPGQQQESSLVLQGDRLLAAWEDVQAPLESVRIQRLSVSDGEREFAEAGLVMTGGNVGEPMNVSAATLGGHHVALFWSDTRGQSFQPQPYYAVVDSSGEQLGPVDGARIAPGLELAYGTYHAPSACLDGDGGAFALWSAISESGDARYYLSHIDQNGNLLSDPAGTPVWHEPGFYDQILGACISDGAGGCFVAWSGFDQDFALDVYVMRMSSTCYPVWAAPVRLWRGVTPDDYLGGLVSTPDGCIAYWTSGATAEHNISAAKLLRDGTVAWDRDVCDAVNQQNEPLAVTDYAGGAYFVWQDHRIVGQSDIFLQHLANDGTDYLADNGIHVPGVSVGTSIHPALAVTTAGHLYVAWEDFRGGEQTRAYAQKLTSAAEPLWESAGRALGPVTADLSGGTLRISADDAHGLLAVWSAFTGESVDLLGEYFDAAGNPKSNFWQNHDAVIAGGPFYQHGPVLVPDGTHGFVVAYLHEYIADDDNTRCLRVQRILDGDVWSAGDHRNFANEFSLEQNYPNPFNPSTEISFTIPQSGYVTLEIFDLLGRSVTTLVNESLTAGHHTRLFDAASLPTGVYLYRLQSAGLSSVKKLILLR encoded by the coding sequence ATGAATCGCTGGGTCATGATTCTGCTAACGGTGGCCTCAACACTTGCTTACGGCACACCGCTGCAATGGGACGAGCCGGGAATTACCGTTCGCACCGGCACATTTTTGCGATCGGAAGGCAGCGTCTCCCGCGCGGATGGCACGACGCTGCTGATTTGGACGGACGCCCGTCGCGGCGATCGCGACGTTTGGGTACAAATGCTCTCGCCGCAAGGCCAACCGCTCTGGACGCCCGGCGGGGTGTGCCTGTCTGGTGCTTCGGGCGTGACCGATGACCGCCCCGTCGCGGCGGATGTCGGCGACGGCTGGGTGCTGAGCTGGGGCGGGAGCACGGACACGCACTGGGGCGGCATTTGGTCGCAGAAGATCAGCGATGCGGGGGCGCTGGTGTGGGGCGCCGAACCCGTGCACATTTTCGACAATACGAGCCCGGCGAATATCCGGCTCGCCAAAGCTCAGGCTGGCGGCGCATTTCTGGTTTGGACAGACAATTGGAGTTCTGGACAAATCCTCGCGCAGCACGTGAACAGTATAGGTACATTGTGGCCGGAACCCCTTGCGATTTCTCCGGCCGGGAGCTATGCGGAACTCGGGTCGTTGGTTTCCGACCTCAGTGGCAATGTCCTGATCGGTTGGAACACCGTCTCCGGAAACCCTAATCCCGGTGATCCGCGCGTCACCAAGCTCACCGCCGACGGCCAATTTCCGTGGGGTGAATCCGGCGTCGCGCTCGAACAAAGTCCCGGATATGAATTTGGAGTGCAGCTGACTCCCGACGCGTTCGGCGGAGCGTATGCGATCTGGAGCGGTGATCGCGGCCTTGCCGAGCCGCACATTCTTGCCCAGCGTCTGAACTCCAACGGGGAAGCACAGTGGGCGGTCGGTGGCGTACCGGTCTGTGCTGCCGAGCAGCTCTCCTCCCGCTATGTCCCCCGCGCCACCGCGCTAAGCATCATGATGGACTCCTTCGATGGCCTGCTCGTCGCCTGGACCGACACCCGCGCTACGCAATATGCCAGCGAGCTCTGGGCGCAAAAACTCTCCGGCGACGGCGTTCCGCAATGGGCGACCGACGGCCTCCGCGTCTGCGGCGATGGCGAAGCCGGTGAGTGGGCGCATGATCGCTGGGATCCGGCGCTGAGTAGCGACGGGCTGGGCGGCGCGGTTCTGTGTTGGACGGACGTACGCGAGAACTGGGATTGGGCAAACACTCAGCTCTATGCGGCGCGCCTCGACGGTGCCGGTGAATTTGTCTGGGGCGACGGTTGCGGAATACCGCTGGCCACATTGCCGGGTCAACAACAGGAATCGTCGCTCGTGCTGCAAGGCGACCGGCTGCTCGCCGCATGGGAAGACGTTCAAGCTCCGCTCGAGTCGGTTCGCATTCAGCGCCTCAGTGTGTCCGACGGCGAGCGCGAATTCGCGGAAGCGGGTCTGGTGATGACCGGCGGCAATGTTGGTGAACCCATGAATGTTTCCGCGGCGACTCTTGGCGGACATCACGTCGCCCTCTTCTGGAGCGACACTCGCGGACAGAGTTTCCAGCCGCAGCCCTATTACGCGGTGGTGGACTCCAGCGGGGAGCAGCTCGGACCCGTGGACGGTGCGCGCATCGCGCCCGGCCTCGAACTCGCTTACGGCACCTATCACGCCCCGTCAGCCTGTCTGGATGGCGACGGCGGAGCGTTCGCGCTGTGGTCGGCTATTTCCGAATCCGGCGACGCGCGATATTATCTGAGCCATATCGACCAGAATGGCAATCTGCTCTCGGACCCTGCGGGGACTCCCGTCTGGCACGAACCGGGCTTTTATGACCAAATCTTGGGTGCCTGTATCTCCGATGGCGCTGGCGGCTGCTTCGTCGCCTGGTCGGGATTTGATCAGGATTTCGCCCTCGATGTTTACGTCATGCGCATGAGTTCTACGTGCTATCCGGTGTGGGCCGCTCCCGTGCGTCTGTGGCGTGGCGTTACCCCCGATGACTACCTTGGCGGCCTCGTCTCGACTCCCGATGGTTGCATCGCCTACTGGACCTCCGGTGCGACCGCGGAGCACAACATTTCCGCCGCGAAGCTGCTGCGCGACGGCACCGTGGCGTGGGACCGCGATGTCTGCGACGCGGTCAACCAGCAGAACGAGCCGCTGGCGGTGACCGACTACGCAGGCGGCGCCTATTTCGTGTGGCAGGACCATCGCATCGTTGGCCAGTCAGATATCTTTCTCCAGCATCTGGCCAATGACGGCACCGACTATCTGGCGGACAACGGAATTCATGTGCCCGGGGTTTCCGTCGGCACGTCGATTCACCCCGCGCTGGCCGTGACCACGGCGGGCCACCTCTACGTAGCCTGGGAAGACTTCCGCGGCGGCGAGCAGACTCGTGCCTATGCGCAAAAGCTTACCTCCGCCGCTGAACCGCTATGGGAATCCGCGGGGCGCGCCCTCGGTCCGGTGACAGCGGATTTGTCCGGGGGAACCCTCCGCATCTCCGCCGATGATGCTCATGGCCTGCTCGCCGTTTGGTCCGCCTTCACGGGCGAGTCCGTGGACCTCCTCGGCGAATACTTCGACGCCGCGGGCAATCCCAAGTCGAACTTCTGGCAGAATCACGACGCGGTGATTGCCGGCGGGCCATTCTATCAACACGGTCCCGTCCTCGTTCCCGACGGCACACACGGCTTCGTCGTCGCCTACCTGCACGAGTATATTGCCGACGACGACAATACCCGTTGCCTTCGCGTCCAGCGCATCCTCGATGGCGATGTCTGGTCCGCCGGGGATCATCGAAATTTCGCCAACGAATTCTCGCTTGAGCAGAACTATCCGAATCCGTTTAATCCGTCCACGGAGATTTCCTTCACCATTCCGCAGTCCGGCTACGTGACACTCGAAATCTTCGATCTGCTCGGTCGCTCCGTCACGACGTTGGTCAACGAATCCCTGACCGCGGGCCACCACACCCGTCTGTTTGATGCCGCGTCGTTACCTACCGGCGTCTATTTGTATCGCCTCCAATCCGCCGGCCTGAGCAGTGTCAAAAAGCTGATCCTGCTCCGGTAG
- a CDS encoding M20/M25/M40 family metallo-hydrolase yields MIRRMLLCLLLAPAAHALTPYAPLPDIQARVDQLSADTLLATVSRLDGFYSRHTYSDTTSEIYGIGAALRWVEATARGYDALGRFTFEKFAWTQPGRPTRHILIARVSGTAVPRGRYLIGGHLDSRTVTINDTGRAPGADDNASSCAALLELLRILPDTIQHDLEVIWFTGEEQGLWGSAAYADHLAASGARVDGVVAMDMISHITLPGGQVDSTSCRLYAQGLTSQGGSSSVSRVWQRSFHWSADDYVPEFNFAVNAATDRPGRGSDHISFSEAGYPALRVIERNEDLAFQHNANDLTQYVSPGYARKVSALTLAGLLNALLAPLRPPPPRVEVPVDMLGIFVADTVALPDGGDFFLAIRGYYSATWDTVINLGGDRFYPFDWGTPGELYGFALARSDAQGHVSPFSGEVVSEDVEAANRRARPVLPANSIIASPNPFNDELRLEIQLTQSGPVELRIFDLLGREVALLAGGYRASGAFTVFWEPHDAATGIYVVNLRTPSQSLSHKLLYLR; encoded by the coding sequence ATGATTCGCCGAATGCTGCTGTGCCTGTTGCTCGCGCCCGCGGCGCATGCGCTGACTCCCTATGCGCCGCTGCCCGACATTCAGGCCCGCGTCGATCAGCTCAGCGCGGATACCCTGCTCGCCACCGTGTCCCGCCTCGACGGTTTCTATTCGCGACACACCTACAGCGACACGACGAGCGAGATCTACGGCATTGGCGCGGCGCTGCGTTGGGTCGAAGCCACGGCGCGCGGCTACGATGCGCTCGGCCGCTTCACGTTTGAGAAATTCGCCTGGACTCAGCCGGGCCGTCCGACTCGTCACATTCTAATCGCGCGCGTTTCCGGAACCGCCGTTCCGCGCGGCAGATATCTCATCGGCGGTCACCTCGATTCCCGTACCGTCACTATCAACGACACCGGTCGCGCGCCCGGCGCCGACGATAACGCGAGTTCCTGCGCCGCGCTCTTGGAGTTGTTGCGCATCCTGCCCGACACCATACAGCACGATCTCGAAGTCATCTGGTTCACCGGCGAGGAGCAGGGCCTGTGGGGCAGCGCGGCGTATGCGGACCACCTCGCGGCGAGCGGCGCGCGTGTTGACGGGGTCGTCGCCATGGACATGATCTCGCACATCACCTTGCCCGGCGGGCAGGTCGATTCGACCTCGTGTCGCCTGTATGCGCAGGGGCTGACCTCGCAGGGCGGTTCGTCGAGTGTCTCGCGCGTCTGGCAGCGCAGCTTTCATTGGAGCGCCGACGACTACGTGCCGGAGTTCAACTTTGCGGTCAACGCAGCCACCGATCGCCCCGGTCGCGGCAGCGATCACATCAGCTTCTCCGAAGCGGGCTATCCGGCCCTGCGTGTGATCGAGCGCAACGAGGACTTGGCGTTTCAGCACAATGCGAACGACCTGACGCAGTATGTCTCGCCGGGATATGCGCGGAAGGTTTCCGCGCTCACGCTGGCCGGGTTGCTGAATGCCCTGCTCGCTCCCCTGCGCCCGCCGCCGCCGCGTGTCGAAGTCCCCGTGGACATGCTCGGGATCTTTGTCGCGGATACGGTCGCGCTGCCCGACGGCGGCGACTTCTTCCTCGCCATTCGCGGCTACTATTCCGCGACCTGGGATACCGTCATCAACCTCGGCGGCGATCGCTTCTATCCGTTTGACTGGGGGACGCCCGGTGAATTGTACGGCTTCGCCCTTGCGCGCTCCGATGCTCAGGGTCATGTCTCCCCCTTCTCGGGCGAAGTCGTGAGCGAAGATGTGGAGGCCGCCAACCGCCGCGCACGACCGGTGCTGCCGGCGAATTCGATCATCGCCTCGCCCAATCCGTTCAATGATGAACTGCGGTTGGAGATTCAGCTCACCCAGTCCGGCCCCGTCGAGTTACGCATTTTCGATCTCCTCGGCCGCGAGGTTGCGCTGCTCGCCGGCGGCTATCGCGCGTCCGGCGCATTCACCGTATTCTGGGAACCGCATGATGCCGCCACCGGAATATACGTCGTGAACTTGCGCACCCCATCTCAATCGCTCTCGCACAAGCTCCTCTATCTGCGCTGA
- a CDS encoding 2-oxo acid dehydrogenase subunit E2 produces MTIEVQLPELGENIERGDIVKWLVAVGDLVQADQPIVEIETGKAVVEVPSTQAGRVTRLHFEEGDAANVGDVMISLDSDLAATVAPAPAVKSAPKSMPKPAPSPAPVLGPQHGDTSLLPATPVVKRMAREAGIDLVAIHGSGPGGRITPADLLTHGAAPAPSPAGIKLPDFNLWGATERKPLTAVRRAVADHLSRSWANTPQVTQFDKADITQLEALRKQTAPQAAARGGKLTLTALALKVCAVALTKFPHFNASLDLAGNAVILKQYVNIGVAVDTDRGLLVPVVRDCHRKGILDLSVDLAQLSARARQAQLSVEEMQGGCFSISNLGGIGGVGFSPIVNGPEVAILGLSRAVLEPVWNGEQFAPRLLLPLALSYDHRWIDGAAAAHFLRFICEAFEQPLLLSL; encoded by the coding sequence ATGACCATTGAGGTTCAACTTCCCGAACTCGGGGAGAACATCGAGCGCGGCGACATTGTAAAATGGCTGGTCGCCGTCGGCGATCTCGTGCAGGCCGACCAGCCCATTGTCGAAATCGAAACCGGCAAGGCCGTCGTCGAAGTCCCATCCACGCAAGCGGGCCGTGTGACTCGCTTGCATTTTGAAGAAGGCGACGCGGCCAATGTCGGTGACGTCATGATTTCGCTCGATAGTGATCTCGCGGCCACCGTCGCGCCTGCACCCGCTGTGAAGTCTGCGCCCAAATCCATGCCCAAGCCCGCGCCATCACCCGCGCCGGTCCTCGGTCCTCAGCACGGCGATACGAGTCTGCTCCCCGCGACTCCGGTCGTGAAGCGCATGGCGCGCGAAGCCGGGATCGATCTGGTCGCGATTCACGGCAGCGGCCCCGGCGGTCGCATCACGCCTGCCGATCTGCTCACGCACGGTGCCGCGCCGGCACCATCGCCGGCCGGAATCAAACTGCCCGACTTCAATCTGTGGGGCGCTACCGAGCGCAAGCCGTTGACCGCCGTGCGTCGCGCCGTCGCCGACCATCTTTCGCGCTCGTGGGCGAACACTCCGCAAGTCACGCAGTTCGACAAAGCCGACATCACGCAGCTTGAGGCTCTGCGCAAGCAAACGGCTCCGCAGGCCGCAGCGCGCGGCGGCAAGCTCACGCTGACCGCGCTCGCGTTGAAAGTTTGCGCCGTCGCGCTGACGAAGTTTCCGCACTTCAACGCCAGCCTCGATCTCGCCGGTAATGCCGTGATCTTGAAACAGTATGTGAACATCGGCGTCGCTGTCGATACCGACCGCGGTCTGCTCGTTCCCGTCGTGCGCGACTGCCATCGCAAAGGCATTCTCGATCTCTCGGTCGATCTCGCGCAACTCTCCGCGCGCGCTCGCCAGGCCCAATTGAGCGTCGAGGAGATGCAAGGCGGCTGCTTTTCGATTTCCAATCTCGGCGGCATCGGCGGCGTCGGCTTTTCGCCCATCGTCAACGGTCCCGAAGTCGCGATTCTCGGTCTGTCCCGCGCCGTCCTCGAGCCCGTCTGGAACGGCGAGCAATTCGCGCCGCGCCTGTTGCTCCCGCTCGCGCTGTCCTACGATCATCGCTGGATCGACGGCGCCGCCGCCGCGCACTTCCTCCGCTTCATCTGCGAAGCTTTCGAGCAACCGCTGCTACTATCGCTATAG
- a CDS encoding right-handed parallel beta-helix repeat-containing protein has product MKLSAILAALFLAALAAGNLAQATVRTVSPVVGAAQFTTMGDAYNAAVNGDTIVVGPGSYSASFGSYKRLHWIGAGWDYTTITGSYALWFYGTSTGSVFEGFKVDASYYALYAVAPVDSITIRRCHISSSTGCIYYDAGHLNVEDCVLFGNSSITLLGFATANAGPLVVRNTVFTYLPGYTGYTISGAHGATVELYNNVWVNVQYAFNLVGTAQVIGLNNICFDWQNSPTWGTLPAGSIFEYTATDNSAPAFNAFFTNNIALGGDNPFVTYSTGANYSYPGTDLHLNALAGGLACTNTGYPSVLDLDGSRSDLGIYGGPKPFVVHGIAAYPFALTLTIDPLVEVGDSVGVSSTGRIGPRY; this is encoded by the coding sequence ATGAAATTGAGCGCAATACTCGCCGCACTTTTCCTTGCCGCCCTGGCGGCTGGCAACCTGGCCCAGGCCACCGTCCGTACCGTCTCTCCCGTTGTCGGCGCCGCCCAGTTTACCACGATGGGTGATGCGTACAATGCCGCCGTGAATGGCGATACGATTGTCGTCGGACCGGGCAGTTACAGCGCTTCCTTCGGCAGCTACAAGAGGCTGCACTGGATCGGCGCTGGTTGGGATTATACGACGATTACCGGCAGTTATGCCCTCTGGTTTTACGGCACGTCGACGGGCAGCGTGTTCGAAGGCTTCAAGGTTGACGCCAGCTACTACGCGCTGTATGCCGTCGCACCGGTGGACTCGATCACGATCCGGCGCTGCCACATTTCGAGTAGCACGGGCTGTATCTACTATGATGCGGGCCACCTGAACGTGGAAGACTGCGTACTGTTCGGCAACAGCAGCATTACCCTGCTGGGATTTGCCACCGCCAACGCGGGACCGTTGGTCGTGCGGAATACCGTGTTCACCTATCTGCCGGGATACACCGGCTATACGATCAGCGGCGCGCATGGCGCTACCGTTGAGCTCTACAACAACGTGTGGGTCAACGTGCAGTATGCCTTCAATCTGGTCGGCACGGCGCAGGTGATCGGACTGAACAATATCTGCTTCGACTGGCAAAACAGCCCGACCTGGGGCACGCTGCCCGCCGGAAGTATCTTCGAGTACACGGCCACGGACAACAGCGCGCCCGCGTTCAACGCCTTCTTCACGAACAACATCGCGCTGGGCGGTGACAATCCGTTCGTCACCTACTCCACCGGGGCGAATTACAGCTATCCGGGGACCGACCTGCACCTGAACGCGCTGGCGGGAGGCTTGGCCTGTACGAATACCGGATACCCGTCGGTCCTCGATCTGGACGGCTCGCGCTCCGATCTCGGCATCTACGGGGGGCCGAAACCGTTCGTGGTTCACGGCATTGCGGCGTATCCGTTCGCGCTGACGCTGACGATCGATCCGCTGGTGGAAGTCGGCGATTCCGTGGGCGTGAGTTCGACGGGCCGGATCGGGCCGCGCTACTAA
- a CDS encoding metallophosphoesterase gives MITFIAVALSISGLIHWFLYARFVAAFGITAPQLLWLLRGVATLLAVSYLIARNLEYSGAPWQLVTTAHWISCVWLGFMLQFFWMGLTGMLVKAGLVMTGEWARMGPLNQAALGRNVGLLAIAAATLLCGYALWRAAAPAELVRFKVPVKSITDELRKLKIVLVSDLHAGILVNERQLNRMVEQVNSLKPDVILIPGDIIDAPARLLGNLPPYFARLTAPLGVFGTTGNHEYYIGLGGALDLLARSNVTVLMNSQVELPNGLLIAGIEDRTAGQMGLPRPPVEQVLGPRAKALPTILLDHTPGTAEVNRATQAGADLVVSGHTHGGQMWPFNYLVKRAFPYLHGLYPTPGGNVITTCGIGYWGPPMRLGASPEIVIISLTGMDESYENPPNPGVVKPSRESEVDER, from the coding sequence GTGATCACCTTCATCGCCGTCGCGCTTTCGATTTCCGGTCTGATTCACTGGTTTCTGTACGCACGTTTTGTTGCCGCGTTTGGCATTACCGCGCCGCAACTGCTGTGGCTGTTGCGCGGCGTTGCGACGCTGCTTGCGGTCTCCTACCTCATCGCGCGCAATCTCGAATACTCCGGCGCGCCGTGGCAATTGGTCACGACCGCGCACTGGATTTCCTGCGTGTGGCTGGGCTTCATGCTGCAGTTCTTCTGGATGGGACTGACCGGCATGCTGGTCAAAGCCGGGCTGGTCATGACCGGCGAGTGGGCGCGCATGGGCCCCCTCAATCAGGCCGCGCTGGGTCGCAATGTCGGCCTGCTGGCGATTGCGGCGGCGACGCTGCTCTGTGGTTATGCGCTCTGGCGCGCGGCGGCCCCGGCGGAGCTTGTGCGCTTCAAGGTTCCGGTGAAAAGCATCACCGACGAACTGCGCAAGCTGAAGATCGTGCTCGTCAGCGACCTGCACGCGGGAATTCTGGTCAACGAGCGACAGCTCAACCGCATGGTTGAGCAGGTGAACTCGCTGAAGCCCGACGTGATTCTGATTCCCGGCGACATCATCGATGCTCCGGCCCGGCTGCTCGGAAATCTACCGCCGTATTTTGCGCGACTGACGGCCCCGCTCGGCGTGTTCGGGACCACGGGCAACCACGAATACTACATCGGGCTCGGCGGCGCGCTCGACTTGCTGGCGCGCAGCAACGTCACCGTGCTCATGAATTCGCAGGTCGAATTGCCGAACGGCTTGCTGATCGCCGGAATTGAAGATCGCACCGCGGGCCAGATGGGGCTGCCGCGTCCTCCGGTGGAACAGGTGCTCGGACCGCGCGCCAAAGCACTGCCGACCATTTTGCTCGATCATACACCCGGCACCGCCGAAGTCAATCGCGCGACACAAGCGGGCGCGGATCTCGTCGTCAGCGGTCACACGCACGGCGGCCAGATGTGGCCGTTCAACTATCTCGTCAAGCGTGCGTTTCCCTATCTTCACGGCCTGTACCCCACGCCCGGCGGCAACGTGATCACGACCTGCGGGATCGGCTACTGGGGTCCGCCGATGCGTCTCGGCGCTTCGCCGGAGATCGTCATCATCAGCTTGACCGGCATGGACGAGAGCTATGAGAACCCGCCCAATCCCGGCGTCGTCAAACCTTCTCGCGAAAGCGAAGTTGACGAGCGCTAA
- a CDS encoding VOC family protein, which yields MLPDHILTILAVRDLSRAVNFYRSAFDWKTVVDVPVYVEFELPRGQRLGLYQREAFARNTGQLPASVEPGQLTGTEIYLYCTDPTATLARVTTFGGRLLSPLSLRDWGDEAAYTADPDGNIIVLARRAT from the coding sequence ATGCTCCCCGACCACATCCTCACTATCCTCGCCGTCCGCGATCTGTCGCGCGCGGTAAATTTCTATCGTTCCGCCTTCGACTGGAAGACCGTCGTTGACGTTCCTGTGTATGTGGAGTTCGAGCTTCCCCGCGGCCAACGCCTCGGTCTGTATCAACGTGAAGCCTTCGCTCGCAACACGGGTCAGTTGCCGGCCTCGGTCGAGCCGGGCCAGTTGACCGGCACGGAAATCTACCTCTATTGTACGGATCCAACTGCCACACTCGCGCGTGTAACCACCTTCGGGGGGCGTCTGCTATCGCCGCTAAGCTTGCGCGATTGGGGCGACGAAGCGGCGTACACCGCCGACCCCGACGGTAACATCATCGTCCTCGCCCGGCGAGCCACCTGA
- a CDS encoding transposase: MLRRHKRLAFAGSVHFVTTVTSVRGQWFVVPSICTEMLEIFEQHRRDTGVICLGYVLMPDHLHALMLQEVDGAIVSEFMRRFKRKTSFPFRPAEYPERDLWRRRFDDNYIPGPDAMHLKLNYMHHNPVKKVFAETAEAYPWSSARDYLLNQPGLVTVAKEKLPPLMP; the protein is encoded by the coding sequence ATGCTTCGTAGGCACAAGCGGTTAGCGTTTGCGGGAAGTGTGCATTTCGTCACGACGGTTACGAGCGTTCGGGGGCAGTGGTTCGTGGTTCCGTCCATTTGCACGGAAATGCTCGAGATATTTGAACAGCATCGCAGGGACACGGGAGTGATATGCCTTGGTTATGTGCTGATGCCGGATCATCTGCACGCACTCATGTTGCAAGAAGTCGATGGGGCGATTGTCTCAGAATTCATGCGTCGATTCAAGCGCAAGACCTCGTTTCCGTTTCGACCAGCCGAGTATCCTGAGCGTGATCTCTGGCGGAGGAGATTCGATGACAACTACATCCCCGGACCGGATGCGATGCACTTGAAGTTGAACTACATGCACCACAACCCGGTCAAGAAAGTTTTCGCGGAAACCGCTGAGGCCTACCCTTGGTCAAGTGCGCGGGATTACCTGTTGAATCAGCCGGGACTCGTTACGGTTGCCAAAGAGAAGTTGCCGCCGTTGATGCCGTGA
- a CDS encoding peptide MFS transporter, which yields MTTHPVHRKHPAGLPVLFFTEMWERFSFYCMLSILTLYMDESLGFSNDIVGQIYGGYIGLVYFTPLIGGWIADRFTGFRKAILIGGVVMGLGHLLLAFSPLPTFFAGLICLIIGNGMFKPNISTILGNLYHDMPEKRDDAYNIFYMGINLGALASPLVAAYLRNNFGWHYAFGAAGIGMIISLAIFIGFKRHIIAGDITPGTKATQVRKHGIQLTPKQERERVTALMLIFAVVIVFWIAFDQNGYTLTFWARDNTDTSISPEIFQSINPFFILLFTPLLVRFWTFLRDRKREPATASKIAIGMLLTAAAYLIMTTAGFVGGDTGRVNVGWLVSTYAMITFAELCLSPMGLSLVSRLAPPHKQGMLMGAWFASTAIGGWLSGQVGVGWDKMAHSTFFLLLVVASLIAFGVLMLLLKRIHGTIDEAERMEAAAK from the coding sequence ATGACCACACACCCTGTCCATCGTAAGCATCCGGCGGGATTGCCGGTGCTGTTCTTTACCGAAATGTGGGAGCGGTTCAGCTTCTACTGCATGCTCTCGATCCTGACGCTTTATATGGACGAGAGCCTCGGCTTCTCCAATGACATCGTCGGCCAAATCTACGGCGGCTATATCGGGCTGGTCTATTTCACGCCGCTGATCGGCGGCTGGATCGCGGACCGCTTCACCGGCTTCCGCAAAGCGATTCTGATCGGCGGCGTCGTGATGGGACTCGGCCATCTGCTGCTGGCGTTCTCGCCCTTGCCCACCTTCTTCGCCGGACTGATCTGCCTGATCATCGGCAACGGCATGTTCAAGCCGAATATCTCCACGATCCTCGGCAACCTCTATCATGACATGCCGGAGAAGCGCGACGATGCCTACAACATTTTCTACATGGGCATCAACCTCGGCGCGCTGGCCTCGCCGCTGGTGGCAGCCTATTTGCGCAATAACTTCGGCTGGCACTATGCGTTTGGCGCGGCGGGGATCGGGATGATCATCTCGCTCGCGATCTTCATCGGCTTCAAGCGGCATATCATCGCCGGCGACATCACCCCGGGCACCAAAGCGACGCAGGTCCGCAAGCACGGTATTCAGCTCACGCCGAAGCAGGAGCGCGAGCGCGTCACCGCCCTGATGCTGATCTTCGCCGTGGTGATCGTGTTCTGGATCGCCTTCGATCAGAACGGCTACACACTCACGTTCTGGGCGCGCGATAATACCGATACCAGTATTTCGCCGGAGATCTTCCAGTCCATTAATCCGTTCTTCATTCTGCTGTTCACACCGCTCCTGGTGCGGTTCTGGACGTTCCTGCGCGATCGCAAGCGGGAACCCGCCACCGCGTCAAAAATTGCGATCGGCATGCTGCTCACCGCCGCGGCCTATCTGATCATGACCACGGCAGGGTTCGTCGGCGGCGATACCGGACGCGTAAATGTGGGCTGGCTCGTCAGCACCTATGCCATGATTACGTTCGCCGAATTGTGCCTGTCACCGATGGGACTCTCGCTGGTCTCCAGACTCGCGCCGCCGCATAAGCAGGGGATGCTGATGGGCGCGTGGTTTGCCTCGACCGCGATTGGCGGCTGGCTGTCCGGACAGGTCGGCGTCGGCTGGGATAAGATGGCCCACAGCACGTTCTTCCTGCTGCTGGTCGTCGCGTCGCTCATCGCGTTCGGCGTGTTGATGCTGCTGCTTAAGCGGATTCACGGAACCATCGACGAAGCCGAACGGATGGAGGCCGCGGCGAAGTGA